Part of the Clostridia bacterium genome is shown below.
ATCGCGCGTTCGATCGAGATCATTTCCCGATAGCCGACCGCGCCGGTTCCGCTGTTTTTCAAATAGAACGACGTCGCGATAAAGAAATCCTGCGTGCCTTCGCCCTTGTAGGGACCGTTCGACTCGTAAATATCTTTAATCTTTCCGTCGATATAGTTGCACAAAGTACTGTTGTCCATATTCTTCGGCGCGGCGACGTCCAAAACGCTGGTCGGGTTCGTAAACTCGAAGTCCTTGGAAAGAGAGAGCCACGAAGTACCCGTCTGCGAAACGGTAACGCGGAAGTTGTTGTTATCCACGAAACGCATAATCGCGTACGTTATGCCCGCGAGAAGGGTGACGATAAGCAAGAAGAGCAGAAGAATGATAATGACCGCTCTTCTGCGCGCTTGCCGACGGACGCGTTTGTTTTTGATAACGTACTCGTTCTCCGCCGCCAATTGCTCCTGAATCAGTTGATCGGGAGTTTTTTCAACGTCACTCTTTGTTTTCGCCATTGTTCTTTACCTTAGGCACCGGCTTTATGTTCGTCAGCGCCAAATTGATAATTCTCATCGGGCGCGCGACCGCATCGCCCTGTATGACCTTTACGCCGTGATCGAGAAGGATCCTCGCCTCCTCTTTATGCTCGCAGTTGATGGACGTCGTTACGATATTCTGAACGTCCGCATACCCCGTTATCATATCGAGGTGAGAAAGCCGCTTGGAGCTGTCGCCGCTGTAATAGCGGGCGTCCAAACGGAGATAATCGAATTCGTACTCGGTCAAGACGCGCATACTCGCGCTTTCCGCGTTGTCGATCATAATGAGCGCGCCTTGCGTTTTCAAAGTGTTGATCGCGCTGATGCCGACGTAGCCGACCGCTTCGAGCATCGCGCAGTCGAACGCGAGAATCAGGTTCTTATGCTCGGTCTGCATTTTGTCGACGAGCTTCGTCAAGGTTTCCTGTTTCAGCAAAAGACGGCAACTGATCTTGACCGCGAAACGAATATCCGGGTTCTCGTTGCAATCCTTTACGACGTTGTCGAGCGCGATATAATTCAATTCCTCGATACGGGAGCTGCCCTCCGCGATCGCGAAATACTCCTGCGGGATCATCTTGCCGAGGAATTTATCGTTCAGGACCTGATACACGTTCAGATACTGGACGACGCCTTCCTCATTGATCGCCGCGTCGTAAAAGAAGACGATCGGAGTCGCGAGCGCCACGCCCGCATTCAGGGTCTTGGCTTTGCTTCTTTGCAGTTCGAGAAGGTCGCGCGCGGTGAGACCGTCGTCCGGCTTATACCCCTTCGGGACGCCCCAAGCGTCCGTCGCGCCCATCTGCTCGCGAAGATGCTCGGTCAATTCGCCGTAAACGTCGGCGTACTCTTCCCCTTCGCGTTTTACGAACGGTTTATCCTCTTCGCCTTTGAAGACGGCGTTTTTGATATACGGGTATTTCTCCGCGAACGGAACGTACGCATAGCGCTTGTTGCGTTCGAGCCCGTTTTCCTTCATCAACTCCGTGATGAGTTTGACGGCTGCGTCGCGCTCCTTTTCGTTCTCGATCTTCAAAAGGAGCTTCGTGCCTTCGTAACCGATCTGATCCGAAGCGTCCTTATGCTTATACTTCCGCGTCGGATATTTTTTCGGATCGAGCGCAAGATAGAGCCTGACGATCTCCGCGACGATCGTAATACGCGCGATCAGCTTTTTGCCCGACTTGAAATTGTCGTTCTTGACCGTCATTTCGGATTTGACCGTCTTGTAGGACAAAAGCTCGTTTTTGATCTTGCTGTATAAGATCTTGATCGTGTTCGGGCACTGGTGGATCTTGTTTTCGAGCGTCAGAGGAAGGACGCTTAACGGCTGCGCTTCTTCTTGGACGATTTGGATCTCCTGCTCCGGCTCTTCGGAAAGACCCGCGGCTTTTCTTTCTTCCGCGCGCTTTTCCTTGATGAGGTTTTGCTCGTCCTTCTCTTCGAGAGAAAGATATTTGCCTTTCGTGTCCAGAACCGCGTCGCTTCTTCTCGGGAAGTTCGGGAGATAATCCACCGTTTCCGGATTTTCAAGGCGGCTTATATTGAATTTGCCCATCATCAGGGCGAGAAGCTCGATCACGATCGCGAATTCGTCGTCGTTACGGACGCGAAGCAACATTCTCGCGTCGTCGAAATCGACTTCGGAACGATCCGCCTGCTTATAGCGATCCACGTCGAATTCCACGGGATCGAGCGCGAAATAGATGCGGGTGAAACCGGCGACGGACAAACGCGCCAAAACCTGCTTCCCGCGACGGAAAACCTCGGTCGCCGTCTGCATTTCCGCCTTGACGCCATCATACGCCAAGATCTCGTTTTTGAGCTTGTTGTAATACCTGCGCTCGCGCGTGTCGGCGAGGGCGAGTTTATTTTCGAGGCTGCGCTTCAAAACGGCTTTGCCGTCTTCGTTCAAAAGCTCGCCTCGCTCGTTATACTTCGGCTCCGCTTTCTTCGCCTCTTCCTTTTCCTGCTCTTGCTTTTCGAGGTACTCCGTTCCATCTTCGGCTAAGGTCTCGGCGTTATCCGCGATCTGATCCAAGAGCTCTTGCCTTTCTTCGAAGTTGCCGCCGTAGACGAAGTCGTCCATCGCGCCTTCCGCCATGAAGGCTTGCATATAGTCGTCGTCCATAACGAAGGCCTCGCCTTCACCGTTTCCTTCCGCGGGAGTCGAAGACGTTTCCTGCGACGCCTCGTTCGACGATTCCGCAGACTCGGACTCAGTCGGTTCTTCCTGCGCGCTCATCGCGGGCGCGACGGCAAAAACGACGTCCGAAGGCTCGGCGGACATAATCCCGTCGTCCATCGCCTGCACTTCGGCGAGAAGCGCGGCTTCTTCTTCGGGATCGAGCGGCGCATCCTGCGACGTCGCGGATTCTTCCGCGGCTTCGGATCCGTCAACCGAACTTTCCGCTTCTTCGGGAGCGGGCTCTTCCGTCTCGGTTTGCGGCTCGGTGGGACTTTCCGGCGCCGTCTCTTCGGCGGAGGCTTCGGATCCGAGATCTTCCGATGCGGGATCGGGGTTCTCGGTCGGTTCCGTTTCTTCTTCGGGGACGAAGGGCGTTACGGCAGTCGCGTCTTCACTGACGGGACGAAAAGAATTCGCCCGCTTGGGCGCTTCCGTTTCTTCGGTTAACGCTTTTTGATTCTCGGCGTCGAATTCTTCTCCGTACAAAACGGAGGAATCCTCTTTACGCTTCTTCTTATCAGTCCGCCATTTGAATGCCAAAGCAACCTCCCGACCAGTGTCAACAACCCAAAAGAATCGCAAAACACCGATTACTTATCGGAGATGCGCTCTTTCGTTTATTTTTATTCGCTTCGAGATCGGGAAATTCTACTCACTTTTCATTGAAAACCGCGCAAATATTCGCATTTTTCAAAATTTGAAGCAAGGCATACCCTCTCCCGTTTAATCATTATACCATACATTCCTTTTCGATACGGAATTATTAAGAATTCTTAATGTTGCTAATTCCTGTAAAAATCCAGCTTTTTCGGGACATTTCGACTTATGTTAGAGCAAATTTACAAGAATGTATAAATGCGGTTACAAAATGACGGAAAAACTCACCCCTATTGAATTTTCTTCTTTTATTTGGTATAATATTTTTCACAAAGGAGGTACGTTTATGGACAATCCCATCGGAGAAAAAGAAGCGCTCGCCGCCGAAGCGGAAACGAAAAACGCGGAAGTTGTCGCAGATCCGATCGAAGAGCCGACCCCGCAAAATCTTCTTTCCGAAAACGCGCTTTGCGCCGTTAAAAAGGGACCGAAAAAAGCAAGTTACGTCTTTTTCGTGCTTGCCGTTTTGACCTTTATTCCGTTCATTTTTCTGACGATGCCGTTCTTGGGCGCCTTCTTTGACAGCTCGCCCGAGGACCTCGGCGAAGCGCTCGGAAAAGTCTTCGGGCTGCTCTTCGTGATCATCTTTATGGCCATCACGGGGATCCCGAATTTCATCTTTTCTTTGCTCTCCACGATCTTTTTCGGGACGGCGATCGGAAAGACGGATCCCAAGCGCAAGGTGAAAACCATCGTCTTTTTCGCGATCTCGCTCGCGCTTTTGATCGCCGTCGTTACGATCGCGCTGATCAGTTTCATCGTCATAAAAAGGAACTGAACCGGTCGATCCTTCCAAACACAGCATAAAAAAATCGCTCGCAATATGCGAGCGATTTTTCTTTGTTAAACGTTTTCCGATCAAAGCATCTCGATGATCGCCATTTCCGCGGCGTCGCCTTTTCTTTGACCGAGCCTAAGGATGCGGGTATATCCGCCGCCTTGGGTCTGTTTGTCGTTGCGCTCTTTATACTTCGGAGCGTACTCGTTGAAGATCTTCTCGATCAAAGGATGATTGATGTCCTTCGTCCTCGCAGCGTACTTGCTCTTGCTCTCTTTCTCGCCCTTCTTCTCTTGAATATCGTAAAGCTCAGCCATCAAACGACGCCTTGCCGCGAGCTTTTTCGGACCGTCGTTCGTAAATTTGACGGACACTTTCTCGTCTTTGAGGTTGACTTTTTCTTTGACAACTTCAACGGTGTCTTGATAGGTGTTGATAGCGAGAGTGAGAAGTTTTTCAGCCATACGACTTACCTCTTTGGCGCGGTCGAAGGTGATCTCGATCTTTCCGTACCACAAAAGGTCGGAAACTTCGTTCTTCAACATCGCCATACGTTGGTCTGTCGGTCTTCCTAATTTTCTTTGATTCATATCAAGCCTCCCAATTATTCCTCGTTACTGCGGAGAGAAAGCCCCAATTCCGCAAGTTTGAATTTGACTTCTTCCAGCGATTTTTGTCCCAAGTTACGCACTTTGAGCATATCCCCTTCCGACTTCTCGACGAGATCGCCGACAGTGTGGATACCCGCTCTCTTCAAGCAGTTGTAAGAACGGACGGAGAGATCGAGCTCTTCGATCGTCTTTTCAAGGTGCGTATCGCGGGGATCGGGCTCGTCCGGTTCGAGGATCGGACCCATCTCTTCCACGCTCTCGCAAAGATTGATGAAGAGTTTCGCGTGATCGTCGAGGATCTTCGCCGCGAGAGACAGAGTTTCCTTCGCGGGAGTCGTCCCATTCGTCTTGACGTTCAAAACGAGCCTGTCGTAGTTGATATCTTGACCCACACGAGCGTCCTCAACGGTGTAACTCGCCGAAAGAACGGGGGTAAAGATGCTGTCCACGGGGATGTAGCCGATCGGTGCGGAAGCGTCTTTGTTCTTATCCGCGCCGACGTAACCTCTGCCGCTCATAACGGTGATCTCCATATCGAGCTCGCCGCCTTCGTTGATCGTGCAGATGTGGTGATCTTGGTTCACCACGGAAACCGCCATGCCGCAATCGATATCCTTACCGAGGACGGGACCGGGCTTGTTGGTTTTGATCGTAACGACGACTTTTTGATTGTCTTCGAGAGCGGTGTTCGCCTTGAAAGCCAAACCTTTGATGTTAAGGATGATATCCACGACGTCCTCAACGATATTGGGGATCGTGGAAAATTCGTGCATAACGCCGGCAATTTTGATGCCGACCGCCGCGACGCCCGGAAGATCGGATAACAGCATCCTGCGAAGAGCGTTTCCGAGAGTGGTGCCGAGACCTTTTTCAAGCGGCTCCACGGTAACGACCGCGATCGACCCGTCTTGATTCTCCGATGCGTTGATTTGCGGTGTTTTGATTTTTATCATAATATTCCTCCTTTATTACTTGGAGTACAACTCGACGATCATGTGCTCCTTGATTCTGAGGTCGATATCCTCGCGCTTCGGCATTTGCAGGACTTTACCGGTAAGGGTGGTCTTGTCAAATTCGAGCCACTGGGGAAGAGCGGACTTCGCGCCCACTTCTTTGACCGCCTCGAATAATTTCTTGCCCTGCTTATTCTCTTTCACGGCGATAACGTCGCCCGGAGAGACCAAATAAGAAGGAATATTAACGTTTTTGCCGTTCACGGAAATGTGGCCGTGATTGACGATTTGTCTGGCTTGCGCTCTGCTGCCGCCGATTCCGAGACGGAAGACGACGTTGTCCAGTCTGCGCTCGATGAGGATAAGCATGTTTTCACCCGTGATACCCTTCATGCGCTCCGCTTTCTCGTGGTACATACGGAATTGCTTTTCCATAATGCCGTACGCTCTCTTGGTCTTCTGCTTTTCGCGAAGCTGCAAAGCGTAAGCGGACACTTTTCTTCTGCCGGTTTTGACGGGACCCGGGGGATTGATGCGCCCTTTCTCCAAGGGGCAAAGCTTCCTGCCTTGCGTTCCGTCGCTGCTGATATTATAACATCTGTCGCCTTTGAGGTATAATTTTTCACCCTCTCTTCTGCACAAGCGACAATCGGGACCTGTGTACTTAGCCATATCTTTTCTACCTCCTATAACCTTCTGCGCTTAGGCGGACGGCATCCGTTGTGCGGAATGGGCGAAACGTCTTGAATCGAAGTAACCGCGATCTCCGCGTTTTGAAGCGCGCGAATTGCGGATTCTCTGCCCTGACCGGGGCCTTTTACGAAGACGTCGACGCTCTTCAAGCCGTGCTCTTTCGCCGCTCTCGCCGCGTCTTCCATAACCATTTGCGCCGCATACGGCGTGCTCTTCTTCGAACCGCGAAGACCGAGCTTACCCGCGCTGGACGCGCTGATCGCGTTGCCTTGGATATCGGTTATGGTAATGATCGTGTTGTTAAAGGAACATTGGATATGCGCCTGTCCCCTGTCAACGCGCGTAATGTCCTTACGCTTTTTGGTTGCACTTTTCTTTACTGCCATTGTTGCGTCCTCCCTTATTTCTTAGAACGGCCGACGGTACGTCTCGGGCCTTTGCGGGTACGAGCGTTCCTCTTGCTGCTTTGTCCTCTTACGGGCAAACCCTTTCTATGACGGACGCCGCGGTAGCAACCGATTTCGCGAAGTCTTTTGATATTCATATCGATTTCACGTTTGAGATCGCCTTCCACGCGCAAATTCTTTTCGATGTACTCTCTGAGTACGGCAACGTCGCTCTCTGCCAAATCTTTTACCCTTATGTCGGGACTGATTCCCGTCTCTGCCAAAATTTTGCGCGAAGTGGCAAGACCTATACCGAAAATATACGTCAAACCGATTTCGAGCCTTTTTTCTCTTGGCAAATCTACACCGGATATACGAGCCATTAAAATACCTCCATTTAATCTTTGATGTTTATCTTGTTACCCGACCGAGAGGACGAAATGTGATTTGGAATGAATTCGTCCAGCCGCTCCCCGACCGAATAAAGGATTTACTTAACCTTGAACCTGCTTGTGGCTCTTGCTCTTGGAGCAAATAACCATAACCTTTCCGTGACGCCTAATGATCTTGCATTTGTCGCACATGGGTTTAACCGACGGTCTAACTTTCATACTATCCTCCCTGTTAGTTCTTATCTCTCCAAACGATGCGACCCTTGGTCAGATCGTAGGGACTGATTTCGACTTTTACCGAATCGCCTTCGATGATCTTGATGCTTTTGATCCGCATCTTTCCCGACGGATAGGCGATGATCTGCGCGCCGCTCTTTTCAAGTTCTACTCTGTAAGATTGATACGGCAACACCTCAATTACTTTGCCTTGGACCTCAATAACGTCTTCCTTTGACAAAATGACCTCCTTATTTGCCCGAGTACAGCCTCAGCGCGCTCTTGATCTCGCTGTCGAACACTTGTTTTTCCGACAAC
Proteins encoded:
- a CDS encoding EAL domain-containing protein; its protein translation is MAFKWRTDKKKRKEDSSVLYGEEFDAENQKALTEETEAPKRANSFRPVSEDATAVTPFVPEEETEPTENPDPASEDLGSEASAEETAPESPTEPQTETEEPAPEEAESSVDGSEAAEESATSQDAPLDPEEEAALLAEVQAMDDGIMSAEPSDVVFAVAPAMSAQEEPTESESAESSNEASQETSSTPAEGNGEGEAFVMDDDYMQAFMAEGAMDDFVYGGNFEERQELLDQIADNAETLAEDGTEYLEKQEQEKEEAKKAEPKYNERGELLNEDGKAVLKRSLENKLALADTRERRYYNKLKNEILAYDGVKAEMQTATEVFRRGKQVLARLSVAGFTRIYFALDPVEFDVDRYKQADRSEVDFDDARMLLRVRNDDEFAIVIELLALMMGKFNISRLENPETVDYLPNFPRRSDAVLDTKGKYLSLEEKDEQNLIKEKRAEERKAAGLSEEPEQEIQIVQEEAQPLSVLPLTLENKIHQCPNTIKILYSKIKNELLSYKTVKSEMTVKNDNFKSGKKLIARITIVAEIVRLYLALDPKKYPTRKYKHKDASDQIGYEGTKLLLKIENEKERDAAVKLITELMKENGLERNKRYAYVPFAEKYPYIKNAVFKGEEDKPFVKREGEEYADVYGELTEHLREQMGATDAWGVPKGYKPDDGLTARDLLELQRSKAKTLNAGVALATPIVFFYDAAINEEGVVQYLNVYQVLNDKFLGKMIPQEYFAIAEGSSRIEELNYIALDNVVKDCNENPDIRFAVKISCRLLLKQETLTKLVDKMQTEHKNLILAFDCAMLEAVGYVGISAINTLKTQGALIMIDNAESASMRVLTEYEFDYLRLDARYYSGDSSKRLSHLDMITGYADVQNIVTTSINCEHKEEARILLDHGVKVIQGDAVARPMRIINLALTNIKPVPKVKNNGENKE
- a CDS encoding 50S ribosomal protein L17 produces the protein MNQRKLGRPTDQRMAMLKNEVSDLLWYGKIEITFDRAKEVSRMAEKLLTLAINTYQDTVEVVKEKVNLKDEKVSVKFTNDGPKKLAARRRLMAELYDIQEKKGEKESKSKYAARTKDINHPLIEKIFNEYAPKYKERNDKQTQGGGYTRILRLGQRKGDAAEMAIIEML
- a CDS encoding DNA-directed RNA polymerase subunit alpha; its protein translation is MIKIKTPQINASENQDGSIAVVTVEPLEKGLGTTLGNALRRMLLSDLPGVAAVGIKIAGVMHEFSTIPNIVEDVVDIILNIKGLAFKANTALEDNQKVVVTIKTNKPGPVLGKDIDCGMAVSVVNQDHHICTINEGGELDMEITVMSGRGYVGADKNKDASAPIGYIPVDSIFTPVLSASYTVEDARVGQDINYDRLVLNVKTNGTTPAKETLSLAAKILDDHAKLFINLCESVEEMGPILEPDEPDPRDTHLEKTIEELDLSVRSYNCLKRAGIHTVGDLVEKSEGDMLKVRNLGQKSLEEVKFKLAELGLSLRSNEE
- the rpsD gene encoding 30S ribosomal protein S4; the protein is MAKYTGPDCRLCRREGEKLYLKGDRCYNISSDGTQGRKLCPLEKGRINPPGPVKTGRRKVSAYALQLREKQKTKRAYGIMEKQFRMYHEKAERMKGITGENMLILIERRLDNVVFRLGIGGSRAQARQIVNHGHISVNGKNVNIPSYLVSPGDVIAVKENKQGKKLFEAVKEVGAKSALPQWLEFDKTTLTGKVLQMPKREDIDLRIKEHMIVELYSK
- the rpsK gene encoding 30S ribosomal protein S11, producing MAVKKSATKKRKDITRVDRGQAHIQCSFNNTIITITDIQGNAISASSAGKLGLRGSKKSTPYAAQMVMEDAARAAKEHGLKSVDVFVKGPGQGRESAIRALQNAEIAVTSIQDVSPIPHNGCRPPKRRRL
- the rpsM gene encoding 30S ribosomal protein S13 → MARISGVDLPREKRLEIGLTYIFGIGLATSRKILAETGISPDIRVKDLAESDVAVLREYIEKNLRVEGDLKREIDMNIKRLREIGCYRGVRHRKGLPVRGQSSKRNARTRKGPRRTVGRSKK
- the rpmJ gene encoding 50S ribosomal protein L36, with amino-acid sequence MKVRPSVKPMCDKCKIIRRHGKVMVICSKSKSHKQVQG
- the infA gene encoding translation initiation factor IF-1; translation: MSKEDVIEVQGKVIEVLPYQSYRVELEKSGAQIIAYPSGKMRIKSIKIIEGDSVKVEISPYDLTKGRIVWRDKN